From a region of the Oryzias melastigma strain HK-1 linkage group LG4, ASM292280v2, whole genome shotgun sequence genome:
- the pde4cb gene encoding cAMP-specific 3',5'-cyclic phosphodiesterase 4D isoform X2 has product MSRLERGVQSRRVSLPSVNVVLRRFSGTVMLPPLSRRDSCQDHSLDNRRPSAVNGLPLDRLEVLYKRALAGHDDYRFDVENGLPVGRSPLDSQTSPGSGLVLQGNFPHSQRRESFLYRSDSDFDLSPKAMSRNSSTASDLEEGLKNWEVSWLPRHGEDMIVTPFAQVLASLRTVRSNFAALTHLQDRLGNKRPPSSTQPPICKPCLTEEPYQKLAMETLEELDWCLDQLETLQTRHSVSEMASNKFKRMLNRELTQLSETSRSGNQVSEFIANTFLEKQHDVEILSPPLKEKEKKKRPMSQISGVKKATQSPSLAPACVSRFGVTTPHESLLAKEIEVTDRWGMDIFKIAEYSGNRPLTVIMYSIFQERDLLKTFKIQADTFITFMMTLEDHYHADVAYHNNIHAADVVQSTNVLLSTPALAAVFTDLEIMAALFASAIHDVDHPGVSNQFLINTSSELALMYNDASVLENHHLAVGFKLLQEENCDIFENLSKKQRDSLRKMVIDMVLATDMSKHINFLADMKTMVETKKVTSSGVLLLDNYSDRIQVLQNMVHCADLSNPTKPLELYRKWTDRIMMELFTQGDREREKGMEISPMCDKHNASIEKTQVGFIDYVVHPLWETWADLVHPDAQDILETLEDNREWYQSMIPRSPSPTSPEEHHNEGRPSDGAVGTGGPAHLGGGGDKFQFELTLEEEEEEEEEEEVDSDLESPLEEESQTSRDRHLDSSSPSLSPDPRNSRYRPPSPHPSRTLNQTSMSVRSLNSHRMPASPGREAVQDRDPSQDGDRVTCLHMGT; this is encoded by the exons CTTTGACGTGGAGAATGGCCTGCCGGTGGGTCGCAGTCCACTGGACTCTCAGACTAGCCCCGGCTCGGGTCTGGTTCTTCAGGGAAACTTCCCCCACAGTCAGCGCCGCGAGTCTTTCCTTTACCGCTCTGACTCAGACTTCGACCTGTCACCCAAAGCCATGTCCCGCAACTCTTCCACAGCCAGCGACCT ggaggAGGGATTGAAGAATTGGGAAGTCAGTTGGCTACCTCG GCATGGAGAAGACATGATAGTAACTCCATTTGCACAG GTTCTTGCTAGCTTACGAACAGTGAGAAGTAACTTTGCTGCTCTGACACATCTCCAAGATCGCTTGGGAAACAA ACGGCCACCGAGCAGCACCCAGCCACCCATATGTAAGCCATGTCTCACAG AGGAGCCCTATCAGAAGCTGGCGATGGAGACGCTGGAAGAGCTGGACTGGTgtctggaccagctggagacgcTGCAGACGAGACACTCAGTGAGCGAGATGGCGTCCAATAAG TTTAAGAGGATGCTGAACCGCGAGCTGACGCAACTGTCAGAGACGAGCCGCTCAGGGAATCAGGTGTCAGAGTTCATCGCCAACACCTTCCTCG agAAGCAACATGACGTGGAGATCCTGTCTCCACCTCTTaaagagaaggagaagaagaagaggccGATGTCACAGATCAGCGGCGTGAAAAAGGCAACGCAAAGCCCCAGTTTAGCGCCTGCATGCGTCTCTCGCTTCGGAGTCACCACGCCACACGAGAGCCTGCTGGCCAAA GAAATTGAGGTTACTGATCGGTGGGGGATGGACATTTTTAAGATTGCAGAATATTCAGGAAACCGTCCTTTGACAGTAATCATGTACTCCATCTTCCAG GAGCGAGATCTTCTGAAAACCTTTAAGATTCAAGCTGAcaccttcatcaccttcatgATGACGTTAGAGGACCATTACCATGCAGACGTAGCCTATCACAACAACATCCATGCAGCTGACGTGGTGCAGTCCACCAACGTCCTCTTGTCCACTCCTGCACTAGCG GCTGTATTCACAGACCTGGAGATCATGGCCGCTCTGTTCGCCAGCGCCATCCATGACGTCGACCATCCAGGAGTCTCAAACCAGTTCCTCATCAACACCA GTTCTGAGTTGGCGCTGATGTACAACGACGCGTCGGTGCTGGAGAACCATCACCTTGCTGTGGGCTTCAAACTTCTGCAGGAAGAAAACTGTGACATTTTTGAGAACCTCAGCAAGAAGCAGAGAGACTCCCTCCGCAAGATGGTCATAGACATG GTGCTGGCCACAGATATGTCAAAACACATAAACTTCCTGGCAGACATGAAAACTATGGTGGAGACTAAGAAGGTGACAAGTTCGGGAGTGCTGCTGCTTGACAACTACTCTGACCGCATCCAG GTTCTACAGAACATGGTCCACTGTGCTGACTTGAGCAACCCAACCAAGCCTCTGGAGCTTTACCGCAAGTGGACGGACCGCATCATGATGGAGCTGTTCACACAGGGAGACAGAGAACGGGAGAAAGGCATGGAGATCAGCCCCATGTGTGACAAACACAACGCCTCCATAGAGAAGACTCAG GTGGGGTTCATTGACTATGTCGTTCACCCGCTGTGGGAAACGTGGGCAGACCTGGTTCATCCTGACGCCCAGGATATCCTGGAAACTCTTGAGGACAATCGGGAGTGGTACCAGAGCATGATCCCCCGCAGCCCTTCACCCACCAGCCCAGAGGAGCACCACAACGAGGGGAGGCCCTCTGACGGAGCTGTCGGGACGGGAGGCCCTGCTCATTTAGGAGGTGGAGGAGACAAGTTCCAGTTTGAACTCaccctggaggaggaggaggaggaggaggaggaggaagaagtgGACTCTGACCTGGAAAGCCCCCTAGAGGAGGAGTCGCAGACATCCAGGGACAGACACCTGGACTCTTCCTCCCCCTCGCTTTCTCCGGACCCCCGGAACAGCAGGTACCGCCCCCCGTCGCCTCACCCCTCCCGGACTCTGAATCAGACTTCGATGTCGGTGCGGAGCCTCAACTCCCACAGGATGCCGGCCTCCCCGGGGCGGGAAGCTGTTCAGGACAGAGATCCAAGCCAGGACGGTGACAGAGTGACCTGCCTGCACATGGGCACGTAA
- the pde4cb gene encoding cAMP-specific 3',5'-cyclic phosphodiesterase 4D isoform X4 has protein sequence MSPCGSPRSSPRHSPLLFRKLLLNRSIALQRRFTLAHTPSFDVENGLPVGRSPLDSQTSPGSGLVLQGNFPHSQRRESFLYRSDSDFDLSPKAMSRNSSTASDLEEGLKNWEVSWLPRHGEDMIVTPFAQVLASLRTVRSNFAALTHLQDRLGNKRPPSSTQPPICKPCLTEEPYQKLAMETLEELDWCLDQLETLQTRHSVSEMASNKFKRMLNRELTQLSETSRSGNQVSEFIANTFLEKQHDVEILSPPLKEKEKKKRPMSQISGVKKATQSPSLAPACVSRFGVTTPHESLLAKEIEVTDRWGMDIFKIAEYSGNRPLTVIMYSIFQERDLLKTFKIQADTFITFMMTLEDHYHADVAYHNNIHAADVVQSTNVLLSTPALAAVFTDLEIMAALFASAIHDVDHPGVSNQFLINTSSELALMYNDASVLENHHLAVGFKLLQEENCDIFENLSKKQRDSLRKMVIDMVLATDMSKHINFLADMKTMVETKKVTSSGVLLLDNYSDRIQVLQNMVHCADLSNPTKPLELYRKWTDRIMMELFTQGDREREKGMEISPMCDKHNASIEKTQVGFIDYVVHPLWETWADLVHPDAQDILETLEDNREWYQSMIPRSPSPTSPEEHHNEGRPSDGAVGTGGPAHLGGGGDKFQFELTLEEEEEEEEEEEVDSDLESPLEEESQTSRDRHLDSSSPSLSPDPRNSRYRPPSPHPSRTLNQTSMSVRSLNSHRMPASPGREAVQDRDPSQDGDRVTCLHMGT, from the exons CTTTGACGTGGAGAATGGCCTGCCGGTGGGTCGCAGTCCACTGGACTCTCAGACTAGCCCCGGCTCGGGTCTGGTTCTTCAGGGAAACTTCCCCCACAGTCAGCGCCGCGAGTCTTTCCTTTACCGCTCTGACTCAGACTTCGACCTGTCACCCAAAGCCATGTCCCGCAACTCTTCCACAGCCAGCGACCT ggaggAGGGATTGAAGAATTGGGAAGTCAGTTGGCTACCTCG GCATGGAGAAGACATGATAGTAACTCCATTTGCACAG GTTCTTGCTAGCTTACGAACAGTGAGAAGTAACTTTGCTGCTCTGACACATCTCCAAGATCGCTTGGGAAACAA ACGGCCACCGAGCAGCACCCAGCCACCCATATGTAAGCCATGTCTCACAG AGGAGCCCTATCAGAAGCTGGCGATGGAGACGCTGGAAGAGCTGGACTGGTgtctggaccagctggagacgcTGCAGACGAGACACTCAGTGAGCGAGATGGCGTCCAATAAG TTTAAGAGGATGCTGAACCGCGAGCTGACGCAACTGTCAGAGACGAGCCGCTCAGGGAATCAGGTGTCAGAGTTCATCGCCAACACCTTCCTCG agAAGCAACATGACGTGGAGATCCTGTCTCCACCTCTTaaagagaaggagaagaagaagaggccGATGTCACAGATCAGCGGCGTGAAAAAGGCAACGCAAAGCCCCAGTTTAGCGCCTGCATGCGTCTCTCGCTTCGGAGTCACCACGCCACACGAGAGCCTGCTGGCCAAA GAAATTGAGGTTACTGATCGGTGGGGGATGGACATTTTTAAGATTGCAGAATATTCAGGAAACCGTCCTTTGACAGTAATCATGTACTCCATCTTCCAG GAGCGAGATCTTCTGAAAACCTTTAAGATTCAAGCTGAcaccttcatcaccttcatgATGACGTTAGAGGACCATTACCATGCAGACGTAGCCTATCACAACAACATCCATGCAGCTGACGTGGTGCAGTCCACCAACGTCCTCTTGTCCACTCCTGCACTAGCG GCTGTATTCACAGACCTGGAGATCATGGCCGCTCTGTTCGCCAGCGCCATCCATGACGTCGACCATCCAGGAGTCTCAAACCAGTTCCTCATCAACACCA GTTCTGAGTTGGCGCTGATGTACAACGACGCGTCGGTGCTGGAGAACCATCACCTTGCTGTGGGCTTCAAACTTCTGCAGGAAGAAAACTGTGACATTTTTGAGAACCTCAGCAAGAAGCAGAGAGACTCCCTCCGCAAGATGGTCATAGACATG GTGCTGGCCACAGATATGTCAAAACACATAAACTTCCTGGCAGACATGAAAACTATGGTGGAGACTAAGAAGGTGACAAGTTCGGGAGTGCTGCTGCTTGACAACTACTCTGACCGCATCCAG GTTCTACAGAACATGGTCCACTGTGCTGACTTGAGCAACCCAACCAAGCCTCTGGAGCTTTACCGCAAGTGGACGGACCGCATCATGATGGAGCTGTTCACACAGGGAGACAGAGAACGGGAGAAAGGCATGGAGATCAGCCCCATGTGTGACAAACACAACGCCTCCATAGAGAAGACTCAG GTGGGGTTCATTGACTATGTCGTTCACCCGCTGTGGGAAACGTGGGCAGACCTGGTTCATCCTGACGCCCAGGATATCCTGGAAACTCTTGAGGACAATCGGGAGTGGTACCAGAGCATGATCCCCCGCAGCCCTTCACCCACCAGCCCAGAGGAGCACCACAACGAGGGGAGGCCCTCTGACGGAGCTGTCGGGACGGGAGGCCCTGCTCATTTAGGAGGTGGAGGAGACAAGTTCCAGTTTGAACTCaccctggaggaggaggaggaggaggaggaggaggaagaagtgGACTCTGACCTGGAAAGCCCCCTAGAGGAGGAGTCGCAGACATCCAGGGACAGACACCTGGACTCTTCCTCCCCCTCGCTTTCTCCGGACCCCCGGAACAGCAGGTACCGCCCCCCGTCGCCTCACCCCTCCCGGACTCTGAATCAGACTTCGATGTCGGTGCGGAGCCTCAACTCCCACAGGATGCCGGCCTCCCCGGGGCGGGAAGCTGTTCAGGACAGAGATCCAAGCCAGGACGGTGACAGAGTGACCTGCCTGCACATGGGCACGTAA
- the pde4cb gene encoding cAMP-specific 3',5'-cyclic phosphodiesterase 4D isoform X3: MLPREGREQNVEEPRSRSATRGQLNQSGGEIHFSPDMSLPDNCVYLAPSFQDRCFKVRSGNICGSPCAVNRPIDIVQKRRRFDVENGLPVGRSPLDSQTSPGSGLVLQGNFPHSQRRESFLYRSDSDFDLSPKAMSRNSSTASDLHGEDMIVTPFAQVLASLRTVRSNFAALTHLQDRLGNKRPPSSTQPPICKPCLTEEPYQKLAMETLEELDWCLDQLETLQTRHSVSEMASNKFKRMLNRELTQLSETSRSGNQVSEFIANTFLEKQHDVEILSPPLKEKEKKKRPMSQISGVKKATQSPSLAPACVSRFGVTTPHESLLAKEIEVTDRWGMDIFKIAEYSGNRPLTVIMYSIFQERDLLKTFKIQADTFITFMMTLEDHYHADVAYHNNIHAADVVQSTNVLLSTPALAAVFTDLEIMAALFASAIHDVDHPGVSNQFLINTSSELALMYNDASVLENHHLAVGFKLLQEENCDIFENLSKKQRDSLRKMVIDMVLATDMSKHINFLADMKTMVETKKVTSSGVLLLDNYSDRIQVLQNMVHCADLSNPTKPLELYRKWTDRIMMELFTQGDREREKGMEISPMCDKHNASIEKTQVGFIDYVVHPLWETWADLVHPDAQDILETLEDNREWYQSMIPRSPSPTSPEEHHNEGRPSDGAVGTGGPAHLGGGGDKFQFELTLEEEEEEEEEEEVDSDLESPLEEESQTSRDRHLDSSSPSLSPDPRNSRYRPPSPHPSRTLNQTSMSVRSLNSHRMPASPGREAVQDRDPSQDGDRVTCLHMGT; the protein is encoded by the exons ATGCTGCCGCGTGAGGGGAGAGAACAGAACGTGGAGGAGCCCAGGAGCAGAAGTGCTACGAGAGGACAATTAAACCAAAGCGGAGGGGAGATCCACTTCAGCCCAGACATGAGCTTGCCGGATAACTGTGTGTATCTGGCCCCCTCGTTCCAGGATCGCTGCTTCAAAGTCCGGAGTGGGAATATTTGCGGGTCACCGTGTGCTGTCAACCGGCCAATTGACATTGTTCAGAAACGCAGGCG CTTTGACGTGGAGAATGGCCTGCCGGTGGGTCGCAGTCCACTGGACTCTCAGACTAGCCCCGGCTCGGGTCTGGTTCTTCAGGGAAACTTCCCCCACAGTCAGCGCCGCGAGTCTTTCCTTTACCGCTCTGACTCAGACTTCGACCTGTCACCCAAAGCCATGTCCCGCAACTCTTCCACAGCCAGCGACCT GCATGGAGAAGACATGATAGTAACTCCATTTGCACAG GTTCTTGCTAGCTTACGAACAGTGAGAAGTAACTTTGCTGCTCTGACACATCTCCAAGATCGCTTGGGAAACAA ACGGCCACCGAGCAGCACCCAGCCACCCATATGTAAGCCATGTCTCACAG AGGAGCCCTATCAGAAGCTGGCGATGGAGACGCTGGAAGAGCTGGACTGGTgtctggaccagctggagacgcTGCAGACGAGACACTCAGTGAGCGAGATGGCGTCCAATAAG TTTAAGAGGATGCTGAACCGCGAGCTGACGCAACTGTCAGAGACGAGCCGCTCAGGGAATCAGGTGTCAGAGTTCATCGCCAACACCTTCCTCG agAAGCAACATGACGTGGAGATCCTGTCTCCACCTCTTaaagagaaggagaagaagaagaggccGATGTCACAGATCAGCGGCGTGAAAAAGGCAACGCAAAGCCCCAGTTTAGCGCCTGCATGCGTCTCTCGCTTCGGAGTCACCACGCCACACGAGAGCCTGCTGGCCAAA GAAATTGAGGTTACTGATCGGTGGGGGATGGACATTTTTAAGATTGCAGAATATTCAGGAAACCGTCCTTTGACAGTAATCATGTACTCCATCTTCCAG GAGCGAGATCTTCTGAAAACCTTTAAGATTCAAGCTGAcaccttcatcaccttcatgATGACGTTAGAGGACCATTACCATGCAGACGTAGCCTATCACAACAACATCCATGCAGCTGACGTGGTGCAGTCCACCAACGTCCTCTTGTCCACTCCTGCACTAGCG GCTGTATTCACAGACCTGGAGATCATGGCCGCTCTGTTCGCCAGCGCCATCCATGACGTCGACCATCCAGGAGTCTCAAACCAGTTCCTCATCAACACCA GTTCTGAGTTGGCGCTGATGTACAACGACGCGTCGGTGCTGGAGAACCATCACCTTGCTGTGGGCTTCAAACTTCTGCAGGAAGAAAACTGTGACATTTTTGAGAACCTCAGCAAGAAGCAGAGAGACTCCCTCCGCAAGATGGTCATAGACATG GTGCTGGCCACAGATATGTCAAAACACATAAACTTCCTGGCAGACATGAAAACTATGGTGGAGACTAAGAAGGTGACAAGTTCGGGAGTGCTGCTGCTTGACAACTACTCTGACCGCATCCAG GTTCTACAGAACATGGTCCACTGTGCTGACTTGAGCAACCCAACCAAGCCTCTGGAGCTTTACCGCAAGTGGACGGACCGCATCATGATGGAGCTGTTCACACAGGGAGACAGAGAACGGGAGAAAGGCATGGAGATCAGCCCCATGTGTGACAAACACAACGCCTCCATAGAGAAGACTCAG GTGGGGTTCATTGACTATGTCGTTCACCCGCTGTGGGAAACGTGGGCAGACCTGGTTCATCCTGACGCCCAGGATATCCTGGAAACTCTTGAGGACAATCGGGAGTGGTACCAGAGCATGATCCCCCGCAGCCCTTCACCCACCAGCCCAGAGGAGCACCACAACGAGGGGAGGCCCTCTGACGGAGCTGTCGGGACGGGAGGCCCTGCTCATTTAGGAGGTGGAGGAGACAAGTTCCAGTTTGAACTCaccctggaggaggaggaggaggaggaggaggaggaagaagtgGACTCTGACCTGGAAAGCCCCCTAGAGGAGGAGTCGCAGACATCCAGGGACAGACACCTGGACTCTTCCTCCCCCTCGCTTTCTCCGGACCCCCGGAACAGCAGGTACCGCCCCCCGTCGCCTCACCCCTCCCGGACTCTGAATCAGACTTCGATGTCGGTGCGGAGCCTCAACTCCCACAGGATGCCGGCCTCCCCGGGGCGGGAAGCTGTTCAGGACAGAGATCCAAGCCAGGACGGTGACAGAGTGACCTGCCTGCACATGGGCACGTAA
- the pde4cb gene encoding cAMP-specific 3',5'-cyclic phosphodiesterase 4D isoform X1, which yields MLPREGREQNVEEPRSRSATRGQLNQSGGEIHFSPDMSLPDNCVYLAPSFQDRCFKVRSGNICGSPCAVNRPIDIVQKRRRFDVENGLPVGRSPLDSQTSPGSGLVLQGNFPHSQRRESFLYRSDSDFDLSPKAMSRNSSTASDLEEGLKNWEVSWLPRHGEDMIVTPFAQVLASLRTVRSNFAALTHLQDRLGNKRPPSSTQPPICKPCLTEEPYQKLAMETLEELDWCLDQLETLQTRHSVSEMASNKFKRMLNRELTQLSETSRSGNQVSEFIANTFLEKQHDVEILSPPLKEKEKKKRPMSQISGVKKATQSPSLAPACVSRFGVTTPHESLLAKEIEVTDRWGMDIFKIAEYSGNRPLTVIMYSIFQERDLLKTFKIQADTFITFMMTLEDHYHADVAYHNNIHAADVVQSTNVLLSTPALAAVFTDLEIMAALFASAIHDVDHPGVSNQFLINTSSELALMYNDASVLENHHLAVGFKLLQEENCDIFENLSKKQRDSLRKMVIDMVLATDMSKHINFLADMKTMVETKKVTSSGVLLLDNYSDRIQVLQNMVHCADLSNPTKPLELYRKWTDRIMMELFTQGDREREKGMEISPMCDKHNASIEKTQVGFIDYVVHPLWETWADLVHPDAQDILETLEDNREWYQSMIPRSPSPTSPEEHHNEGRPSDGAVGTGGPAHLGGGGDKFQFELTLEEEEEEEEEEEVDSDLESPLEEESQTSRDRHLDSSSPSLSPDPRNSRYRPPSPHPSRTLNQTSMSVRSLNSHRMPASPGREAVQDRDPSQDGDRVTCLHMGT from the exons ATGCTGCCGCGTGAGGGGAGAGAACAGAACGTGGAGGAGCCCAGGAGCAGAAGTGCTACGAGAGGACAATTAAACCAAAGCGGAGGGGAGATCCACTTCAGCCCAGACATGAGCTTGCCGGATAACTGTGTGTATCTGGCCCCCTCGTTCCAGGATCGCTGCTTCAAAGTCCGGAGTGGGAATATTTGCGGGTCACCGTGTGCTGTCAACCGGCCAATTGACATTGTTCAGAAACGCAGGCG CTTTGACGTGGAGAATGGCCTGCCGGTGGGTCGCAGTCCACTGGACTCTCAGACTAGCCCCGGCTCGGGTCTGGTTCTTCAGGGAAACTTCCCCCACAGTCAGCGCCGCGAGTCTTTCCTTTACCGCTCTGACTCAGACTTCGACCTGTCACCCAAAGCCATGTCCCGCAACTCTTCCACAGCCAGCGACCT ggaggAGGGATTGAAGAATTGGGAAGTCAGTTGGCTACCTCG GCATGGAGAAGACATGATAGTAACTCCATTTGCACAG GTTCTTGCTAGCTTACGAACAGTGAGAAGTAACTTTGCTGCTCTGACACATCTCCAAGATCGCTTGGGAAACAA ACGGCCACCGAGCAGCACCCAGCCACCCATATGTAAGCCATGTCTCACAG AGGAGCCCTATCAGAAGCTGGCGATGGAGACGCTGGAAGAGCTGGACTGGTgtctggaccagctggagacgcTGCAGACGAGACACTCAGTGAGCGAGATGGCGTCCAATAAG TTTAAGAGGATGCTGAACCGCGAGCTGACGCAACTGTCAGAGACGAGCCGCTCAGGGAATCAGGTGTCAGAGTTCATCGCCAACACCTTCCTCG agAAGCAACATGACGTGGAGATCCTGTCTCCACCTCTTaaagagaaggagaagaagaagaggccGATGTCACAGATCAGCGGCGTGAAAAAGGCAACGCAAAGCCCCAGTTTAGCGCCTGCATGCGTCTCTCGCTTCGGAGTCACCACGCCACACGAGAGCCTGCTGGCCAAA GAAATTGAGGTTACTGATCGGTGGGGGATGGACATTTTTAAGATTGCAGAATATTCAGGAAACCGTCCTTTGACAGTAATCATGTACTCCATCTTCCAG GAGCGAGATCTTCTGAAAACCTTTAAGATTCAAGCTGAcaccttcatcaccttcatgATGACGTTAGAGGACCATTACCATGCAGACGTAGCCTATCACAACAACATCCATGCAGCTGACGTGGTGCAGTCCACCAACGTCCTCTTGTCCACTCCTGCACTAGCG GCTGTATTCACAGACCTGGAGATCATGGCCGCTCTGTTCGCCAGCGCCATCCATGACGTCGACCATCCAGGAGTCTCAAACCAGTTCCTCATCAACACCA GTTCTGAGTTGGCGCTGATGTACAACGACGCGTCGGTGCTGGAGAACCATCACCTTGCTGTGGGCTTCAAACTTCTGCAGGAAGAAAACTGTGACATTTTTGAGAACCTCAGCAAGAAGCAGAGAGACTCCCTCCGCAAGATGGTCATAGACATG GTGCTGGCCACAGATATGTCAAAACACATAAACTTCCTGGCAGACATGAAAACTATGGTGGAGACTAAGAAGGTGACAAGTTCGGGAGTGCTGCTGCTTGACAACTACTCTGACCGCATCCAG GTTCTACAGAACATGGTCCACTGTGCTGACTTGAGCAACCCAACCAAGCCTCTGGAGCTTTACCGCAAGTGGACGGACCGCATCATGATGGAGCTGTTCACACAGGGAGACAGAGAACGGGAGAAAGGCATGGAGATCAGCCCCATGTGTGACAAACACAACGCCTCCATAGAGAAGACTCAG GTGGGGTTCATTGACTATGTCGTTCACCCGCTGTGGGAAACGTGGGCAGACCTGGTTCATCCTGACGCCCAGGATATCCTGGAAACTCTTGAGGACAATCGGGAGTGGTACCAGAGCATGATCCCCCGCAGCCCTTCACCCACCAGCCCAGAGGAGCACCACAACGAGGGGAGGCCCTCTGACGGAGCTGTCGGGACGGGAGGCCCTGCTCATTTAGGAGGTGGAGGAGACAAGTTCCAGTTTGAACTCaccctggaggaggaggaggaggaggaggaggaggaagaagtgGACTCTGACCTGGAAAGCCCCCTAGAGGAGGAGTCGCAGACATCCAGGGACAGACACCTGGACTCTTCCTCCCCCTCGCTTTCTCCGGACCCCCGGAACAGCAGGTACCGCCCCCCGTCGCCTCACCCCTCCCGGACTCTGAATCAGACTTCGATGTCGGTGCGGAGCCTCAACTCCCACAGGATGCCGGCCTCCCCGGGGCGGGAAGCTGTTCAGGACAGAGATCCAAGCCAGGACGGTGACAGAGTGACCTGCCTGCACATGGGCACGTAA